A genomic region of Planococcus kocurii contains the following coding sequences:
- a CDS encoding MerR family transcriptional regulator, which yields MYNIKAAAKILDMPKVTIRSWETRYSAITPARTESGHRLYSDQNLEDLKWLKIQVQGNGMKISEAVKKLHASRKKFIVPNNELPNRETLEYGEQIDQLFQAAAEMDTERFNYLLDLHFSLFHHQTVFFYIIAPLMVRIGEAWENGIISVAHEHMITHIVQQRFNQFFRIFPISPNLPKVMALSPSGEQHQLGLLLFTLFLRENGFSVVYIGPDTPLEGLEEMVAKQNFKLLCMSIASPKMLPLANDYIDALAKANPEMHFVLGGQGVDCEQTKENRWYLGSDVKVWQQWLDDQKF from the coding sequence ATGTATAACATTAAAGCAGCTGCCAAAATTTTAGATATGCCGAAAGTGACAATTCGTTCTTGGGAAACGCGTTATAGTGCGATTACTCCTGCCCGAACAGAATCTGGACATCGCTTGTATTCGGATCAAAATCTGGAAGATTTGAAATGGCTAAAAATACAAGTACAAGGCAACGGCATGAAGATAAGTGAAGCTGTAAAAAAACTACATGCTTCACGCAAGAAGTTTATTGTTCCGAATAACGAACTTCCTAACAGAGAGACATTAGAATACGGCGAACAAATTGATCAACTTTTTCAGGCCGCTGCCGAAATGGATACGGAACGCTTTAACTATTTGTTGGATTTGCATTTTTCTTTATTTCATCATCAAACAGTCTTTTTTTATATTATTGCGCCACTGATGGTGCGAATTGGAGAGGCTTGGGAGAACGGCATCATTAGTGTTGCTCACGAACATATGATTACCCATATCGTTCAACAACGCTTTAATCAGTTTTTCCGCATTTTCCCAATTTCCCCAAACTTGCCAAAAGTCATGGCACTTAGCCCAAGCGGTGAACAGCACCAGCTTGGCTTACTGCTGTTTACTTTGTTCTTACGCGAGAACGGTTTTTCCGTAGTTTACATTGGACCGGATACGCCTCTTGAAGGCTTAGAGGAAATGGTCGCTAAACAAAATTTCAAATTACTCTGTATGTCCATCGCTTCTCCTAAGATGTTGCCACTGGCCAATGACTATATCGACGCTTTAGCCAAGGCAAATCCAGAAATGCATTTTGTTCTTGGTGGGCAAGGTGTGGACTGCGAACAAACTAAAGAAAATCGCTGGTATTTAGGTAGCGATGTAAAAGTTTGGCAGCAGTGGTTAGATGACCAAAAGTTTTAA
- a CDS encoding MFS transporter: MSADQKKKIFILMINMFIAVASFGIVIPILPSYLVSIDQGGMAAGLMIAIFAASQFIFSPVAGKWADQYGRRKMIIYGLFGLTISMFVFYASDSIWILYFSRVIGGVGAAMLIPAIFAYIADITTFDQRAKGTSMVSAAMSLGIVVGPGIGGFLADYTLKLPFLVSALVSLGAAVFSVIWLKEHDATDANPSLAAKLTDEESMFTKIGRSTKMPYFIPLIITLVMSFGLLAYESVVGLYLDNQFDSTAKDIAVMITATGVVSVIVQLFVVDRIVRRYGEVSILVAFLGVAAFGFLLSLFAGSYAMFFAVSLIIFLATSILRPVLNTLISKMADGEVGFAMGMNNAYMSIGNVIGPLLAGVLYDINIVYPFILGLIMLLITLLITTAWQRSRAAKNSAVI, from the coding sequence ATGTCTGCAGACCAAAAAAAGAAGATTTTCATCTTAATGATTAATATGTTTATCGCGGTTGCAAGTTTTGGAATTGTTATTCCGATTCTGCCTTCGTACTTGGTCTCAATCGACCAAGGCGGCATGGCAGCAGGCCTGATGATTGCTATTTTTGCCGCTTCCCAATTTATCTTTTCCCCAGTTGCTGGTAAATGGGCCGATCAATACGGTCGCCGAAAAATGATTATTTACGGTTTATTTGGATTAACCATCTCCATGTTTGTTTTTTATGCTTCTGATTCTATTTGGATTTTGTATTTTTCTCGTGTCATCGGTGGCGTTGGGGCAGCGATGCTGATTCCAGCGATTTTTGCCTATATCGCAGACATTACCACTTTCGACCAGCGCGCAAAAGGAACGAGCATGGTTTCTGCAGCGATGTCGCTCGGCATTGTGGTTGGACCTGGAATTGGTGGATTTTTAGCCGATTACACCTTAAAATTACCTTTTCTCGTCTCAGCACTCGTATCACTAGGAGCTGCTGTTTTTTCTGTCATTTGGTTGAAAGAGCACGACGCTACAGATGCCAATCCTTCACTGGCTGCAAAGTTAACCGATGAAGAATCTATGTTCACTAAAATTGGCCGCTCCACCAAGATGCCGTATTTTATTCCGTTAATCATTACTCTCGTTATGAGCTTTGGTTTGCTAGCCTACGAATCAGTAGTTGGTTTGTATTTAGACAATCAGTTCGATTCCACGGCGAAAGATATCGCTGTTATGATTACTGCAACAGGCGTCGTCAGTGTAATTGTGCAATTATTTGTTGTAGATCGGATTGTTCGCCGTTATGGTGAAGTGTCCATTTTGGTTGCATTTCTTGGCGTCGCTGCATTTGGCTTTTTGCTGTCTCTTTTTGCTGGAAGCTATGCTATGTTCTTTGCTGTTTCGCTAATCATTTTCCTTGCTACTTCTATTTTACGACCTGTCTTAAATACACTGATTTCCAAAATGGCTGATGGTGAAGTTGGCTTTGCGATGGGCATGAACAATGCCTATATGAGTATCGGAAACGTAATTGGTCCTTTACTAGCAGGTGTTCTTTACGATATTAATATTGTCTATCCATTCATTTTAGGACTGATTATGTTACTGATCACATTGTTGATTACTACAGCTTGGCAACGCTCACGTGCCGCAAAAAATTCGGCAGTTATCTGA